In Agrobacterium sp. RAC06, a single window of DNA contains:
- a CDS encoding phage tail tape measure protein gives MTDDDTLAVAVDLDAAAALSVLDDLESRSASFGRALTSALKGATTGGKGLEEVLRGVGLRLTDIALASGLKPLETMLGNAAGNLIGSLSAGLGSSISGGVTAFAQGGVPGRVTPFADGGVVAAPTYFPMAGGTGLMGEAGAEAILPLKRGADGALGVASEGGGATTVIHFQVTASDAASFARSEGQITAMLARSVGRGRRGM, from the coding sequence ATGACCGATGACGACACATTGGCGGTCGCAGTCGACCTCGATGCGGCGGCAGCGCTCTCCGTGCTCGACGATCTCGAAAGCCGGTCGGCGAGTTTCGGCCGGGCGCTGACCTCGGCGTTGAAGGGCGCGACGACAGGCGGCAAGGGGCTGGAGGAAGTGTTGCGCGGGGTCGGTCTGCGATTGACCGATATTGCGCTCGCTTCGGGTCTGAAGCCGCTCGAGACAATGCTTGGAAATGCAGCGGGGAACCTGATCGGCAGTCTCTCCGCCGGGCTCGGATCGTCGATTTCGGGCGGGGTCACGGCCTTTGCCCAAGGCGGCGTGCCGGGGCGGGTCACCCCTTTTGCCGACGGCGGCGTCGTGGCGGCACCGACTTACTTTCCGATGGCCGGTGGGACCGGGCTGATGGGCGAGGCCGGGGCGGAGGCGATTTTGCCACTGAAACGCGGTGCGGACGGCGCGCTCGGGGTGGCGTCCGAGGGCGGCGGTGCAACCACGGTCATCCATTTCCAGGTGACGGCGAGCGATGCGGCGAGTTTCGCCAGAAGTGAGGGGCAGATCACGGCGATGCTGGCGCGCTCCGTGGGGCGCGGACGGCGGGGGATGTGA
- a CDS encoding head-tail connector protein, which yields MTIIELNPPTVEPLTLVEIRAHLRLDTEEEDALLSALAIVAREHLERGTGLVLAERNFRLCLDDWPADGIVTIPRGPVRVVTAVTVYDGDGEPQAVDLDGHLLDGQARPARLWLRDVPQPGRAMNGIEVELSAGFGESGQDVPETLKRAMLTHVAAMYACRGVVAVEAQPAMVPPGYDRLIAPFCQRGL from the coding sequence ATGACCATCATCGAACTTAATCCACCCACGGTGGAGCCGCTGACGCTTGTCGAGATCAGGGCGCATCTGAGGCTCGATACGGAGGAGGAGGATGCGCTGCTTTCAGCGCTTGCCATCGTCGCCCGCGAGCATCTGGAGCGGGGGACGGGACTGGTGCTGGCGGAAAGGAATTTCCGGCTCTGCCTCGACGACTGGCCGGCGGATGGGATTGTGACCATTCCGCGTGGGCCTGTCCGGGTGGTGACCGCGGTGACAGTCTATGACGGGGATGGCGAGCCGCAGGCTGTGGATCTTGATGGCCACTTGCTCGACGGTCAGGCGCGTCCAGCGCGGCTCTGGCTGCGGGACGTGCCGCAGCCGGGGCGGGCAATGAACGGGATCGAGGTGGAATTGTCAGCCGGCTTCGGCGAGAGCGGCCAGGATGTGCCGGAGACGCTGAAGCGGGCGATGCTCACGCATGTCGCGGCGATGTATGCCTGCCGCGGTGTGGTCGCGGTCGAGGCGCAGCCGGCTATGGTGCCGCCGGGTTATGACCGGCTGATCGCGCCCTTCTGCCAAAGGGGGCTCTGA
- a CDS encoding gene transfer agent family protein: MRGYEREMREPVTVNRANRHRGEVEGVIDGERRILCLTLGALAELETAFGADSLTDLATRFASGRLKSADLTRILACGLRGGGNRVSDADVAEMAVEGGVAGAAKLVGELLAVTFGSEPGAQDLRSGEGGTSP; the protein is encoded by the coding sequence ATGCGGGGCTATGAACGCGAGATGCGCGAGCCGGTGACGGTCAACCGCGCCAACCGCCATCGCGGCGAGGTCGAAGGCGTCATCGACGGTGAGCGGCGCATCCTGTGTCTGACGCTCGGCGCGCTTGCCGAGCTCGAGACTGCTTTCGGCGCTGACAGTCTCACGGATCTCGCGACACGTTTTGCCAGTGGCCGGCTGAAGAGCGCCGATCTGACCCGAATCCTCGCCTGCGGATTGCGCGGTGGGGGCAACCGGGTTTCCGATGCCGATGTCGCCGAGATGGCGGTCGAGGGCGGCGTGGCGGGTGCAGCGAAACTGGTGGGCGAGTTGCTGGCGGTGACCTTTGGGTCTGAACCAGGCGCGCAGGATCTGAGATCAGGCGAGGGCGGCACCTCCCCTTGA
- a CDS encoding phage portal protein — MKLPFRMPWAQARDRTSVPEEKALHPRPGTALALIAGEGEARWTGRSYAALSREGFMKNPVAHRCVRLVSEAAASIAFLAYNSETERPEHPALALLARPNGAMTGADFLETLYGQLLLSGNAYVEAVATGGRSAERAVELHLLRPDRVSVVTGADGWPSAYDYRAGTKARRIALDGLLHLKLFHPLDDHEGFAPLAAAQVALDLHNAAGRWNKALLDNSARPSGALVYQPKEGGNLSADQYQRLKVELDEGYSGPMRAGRPLLLEGGLDWKSMGLSPKDMDFVEAKNGAARDIALAFGVPPMLLGIPGDNTYANYQEANRAFYRLTVLPLVTRTGASLSVFLGELTGEGLRLVPDLDTVAGLSAERDALWARVGAAAFLTDEEKREAVGY; from the coding sequence ATGAAACTTCCCTTCCGAATGCCCTGGGCGCAAGCCCGGGATCGAACCTCCGTGCCCGAGGAAAAGGCGCTTCATCCGCGACCCGGGACGGCGCTGGCGCTGATTGCGGGCGAGGGCGAGGCGCGGTGGACGGGCAGGTCCTATGCGGCACTTTCGCGCGAGGGGTTCATGAAGAACCCGGTCGCGCATCGCTGCGTGCGTTTGGTGTCAGAGGCGGCGGCCAGCATCGCGTTCCTCGCCTATAACAGCGAGACCGAGCGGCCGGAGCATCCGGCGCTTGCTCTGCTGGCACGGCCCAACGGCGCGATGACAGGGGCGGATTTTCTCGAAACGCTTTATGGCCAGCTGCTGCTTTCGGGCAATGCCTATGTCGAGGCGGTGGCGACCGGCGGGCGCAGTGCGGAGCGGGCGGTGGAGCTGCATCTGCTTCGGCCAGACCGGGTGAGCGTGGTGACCGGGGCGGATGGCTGGCCGTCTGCCTATGACTATCGCGCCGGCACCAAGGCCAGGCGGATCGCGCTCGATGGTCTCCTGCATCTGAAGCTGTTTCATCCGCTCGATGATCACGAGGGTTTTGCGCCGCTGGCGGCAGCGCAGGTGGCACTCGATCTGCATAACGCGGCGGGGCGCTGGAACAAGGCGCTGCTCGACAATTCGGCACGGCCTTCCGGCGCGCTGGTCTATCAGCCCAAGGAGGGCGGCAACCTCTCCGCCGACCAGTATCAGCGGCTGAAGGTGGAGCTCGACGAGGGCTATTCCGGCCCGATGCGCGCCGGGCGGCCGCTGCTCTTGGAAGGCGGGCTTGACTGGAAGTCGATGGGGCTTTCTCCGAAGGACATGGATTTTGTCGAGGCGAAGAATGGGGCTGCCCGCGACATCGCACTCGCCTTCGGCGTGCCGCCGATGCTGCTCGGCATTCCCGGCGACAACACCTATGCCAATTACCAGGAGGCGAACCGCGCCTTCTATCGGCTGACCGTGCTGCCTCTGGTGACGCGGACGGGGGCGTCGCTTTCGGTGTTTCTGGGCGAGCTGACCGGCGAGGGGCTGCGGCTGGTGCCGGATCTCGATACGGTGGCGGGGCTTTCGGCCGAGCGCGATGCGCTCTGGGCGCGGGTGGGGGCGGCGGCGTTTTTGACGGACGAGGAGAAGCGCGAGGCGGTGGGGTATTGA
- a CDS encoding nucleotidyltransferase domain-containing protein produces the protein MGEIAQSLSGRVADPERFPELQTLLARIDAACNPIEVILYGSRARGDANAQSDWDLKVIVSDDAPETVMSPLFGWRLQEGSGVHADVSVARLSEFQADLEVANSAASHIVDDGILLVR, from the coding sequence ATGGGCGAGATCGCGCAGAGCTTGAGCGGGCGGGTGGCGGATCCTGAGAGGTTTCCGGAGCTGCAGACCTTGCTTGCGCGGATCGACGCGGCCTGCAATCCCATCGAGGTGATCCTTTATGGGAGCCGTGCGCGCGGTGACGCCAACGCTCAGAGCGACTGGGATCTGAAGGTAATCGTTTCGGATGACGCGCCGGAGACGGTGATGTCGCCGCTGTTCGGCTGGCGTCTGCAGGAAGGCTCAGGGGTGCATGCAGACGTTTCCGTTGCGCGCCTTTCGGAATTCCAGGCGGACCTCGAAGTCGCAAATTCTGCGGCCAGCCATATCGTAGACGACGGTATCCTGCTTGTCCGCTGA
- a CDS encoding HEPN domain-containing protein has product MSAELHIANALRLAREDLEAATLLAAADNRNDAYHAQQAAKKMLLALLTAEGIRAERRDSHRIDVLRELLPDTDPFKARFATLTFLTVFATTCRYPKDAGRIPARAERVELEAALATLKQILTDLAGHCGVELLASDRLPAATSSPPRA; this is encoded by the coding sequence TTGTCCGCTGAACTGCATATCGCCAACGCGCTGCGGTTGGCGCGTGAGGATCTGGAGGCGGCGACCTTGCTTGCGGCTGCCGATAACCGCAATGACGCCTATCATGCACAACAGGCTGCGAAGAAAATGCTCCTGGCCCTTCTGACGGCGGAAGGTATCAGGGCCGAGCGCCGGGACAGCCACCGTATCGACGTGTTGCGGGAGCTTCTGCCCGACACGGATCCATTCAAGGCGCGGTTTGCAACACTGACTTTCTTGACGGTGTTCGCGACCACCTGTCGCTATCCCAAGGATGCCGGTCGAATTCCGGCGCGGGCCGAGCGCGTTGAATTGGAAGCGGCACTCGCAACGCTGAAGCAAATCCTGACCGATCTCGCGGGGCATTGTGGCGTCGAGCTTCTCGCCTCGGATCGATTGCCAGCAGCGACGTCGAGCCCACCGCGCGCCTAG
- a CDS encoding DUF6107 family protein: MTDFGHDGGVTSARLIGAVAGSAISLVYLLPKHRREAAVRFLTGVACGLIFGGPTGLWGAGQLGLEGRLSTAEIMLAGATLASFTAWWGLGVLVRLTCRAGDRVGG, translated from the coding sequence ATGACTGACTTCGGCCATGATGGCGGGGTGACCTCCGCGCGTCTGATCGGTGCTGTCGCGGGCTCCGCGATCTCGCTGGTCTATCTCCTCCCCAAACATCGCCGCGAGGCGGCCGTGCGTTTTCTGACCGGGGTTGCCTGCGGGCTGATCTTTGGCGGGCCGACGGGTCTCTGGGGCGCCGGACAGCTGGGGCTTGAGGGGCGGCTCTCGACGGCGGAGATCATGCTGGCGGGGGCGACATTGGCGTCGTTTACCGCCTGGTGGGGGCTGGGTGTACTGGTGCGGCTGACGTGCCGGGCGGGGGACAGGGTGGGTGGGTGA
- a CDS encoding MFS transporter — MNMPRTLLVAALAVSQILGWGTTYEMPAVFGRAMASDLGLANETAFAGLTVMMLVMAFLGPWTGRMIARHGAARVLAMGSVLMASGLAMLALSTGIVTYAIAWLILGAGGSFALTVPAFAAVVEREGHNSRRAIGILMIFTGLSSAVCWPLLTLAGEAFGWRGALFAAAAAQLALALPIHLSLGRIAITRSAEDLAADAREPLELSRRMATLAFLMIALSTSLASLMTFGLSPQLLHILELSGATPALALQLGSLRAVFGIAARAFDLVLGKRSSPVTTGLAGMAMLTGSTLLLIFSCGTPSSLLMFTALYGFGSGVTTLARATLPLAFFSASRFARQSARLALPQNLANATAPVLMTAVIDRAGIDAGLVLATLFATTGFAAILALAVIAKRGQVKV, encoded by the coding sequence ATGAACATGCCCCGCACCCTCCTCGTCGCCGCGCTTGCGGTCTCGCAGATCCTTGGCTGGGGCACGACCTATGAAATGCCGGCCGTCTTCGGCCGGGCCATGGCGTCCGATCTCGGGCTTGCCAACGAGACCGCCTTTGCCGGGCTCACCGTGATGATGCTCGTCATGGCCTTTCTCGGCCCCTGGACCGGCCGGATGATCGCCCGTCATGGCGCTGCCCGCGTGCTCGCCATGGGCTCGGTCCTGATGGCATCCGGTCTTGCCATGCTGGCGCTCTCGACCGGCATCGTCACCTATGCGATCGCCTGGCTGATCCTCGGCGCCGGCGGATCATTTGCCCTGACGGTCCCGGCCTTTGCCGCCGTCGTCGAGCGCGAGGGCCACAATTCCCGCCGCGCCATCGGCATACTGATGATCTTCACCGGGCTTTCCTCGGCGGTCTGCTGGCCGCTGCTGACGCTCGCCGGTGAGGCGTTCGGCTGGCGCGGGGCGCTTTTCGCCGCCGCCGCCGCCCAGCTCGCGCTGGCGCTTCCGATCCATCTGTCGCTCGGCCGCATCGCGATCACCCGCTCTGCGGAAGACCTCGCCGCGGACGCCAGGGAACCGCTGGAGTTGAGCCGTCGCATGGCGACGCTTGCCTTCCTCATGATTGCGCTCTCGACCTCACTCGCCAGCCTGATGACCTTTGGTCTCTCGCCGCAGCTCCTGCATATCCTCGAACTCTCCGGCGCGACGCCGGCACTGGCGCTGCAGCTCGGATCGCTGCGCGCCGTCTTCGGCATTGCCGCCCGCGCCTTCGATCTGGTGCTCGGCAAGCGCTCCTCGCCTGTGACCACCGGGCTTGCCGGCATGGCCATGCTCACGGGCTCCACCCTGCTATTGATCTTCTCATGCGGCACGCCCTCGAGCCTGCTGATGTTCACCGCGCTCTACGGCTTCGGCTCCGGCGTCACGACACTCGCCCGCGCCACGCTGCCGCTCGCCTTCTTCTCCGCCAGCCGCTTCGCCCGCCAGTCGGCGCGCCTCGCTCTGCCGCAAAACCTCGCCAATGCGACCGCCCCCGTTCTGATGACGGCCGTCATCGACCGCGCCGGCATCGATGCCGGCCTCGTGCTTGCCACCCTCTTCGCCACCACGGGTTTCGCGGCCATCCTGGCGCTGGCGGTGATTGCGAAGCGGGGACAGGTCAAGGTCTAG
- a CDS encoding TetR/AcrR family transcriptional regulator, translated as MDKEAELDGNHGQDAGGSRVRADAQRNEDALIEAAKAIFAASGVDAPAREIAARAGVGVGTLYRRFPSRADLVIAVFKREVDACTAEAVVLASGHPPGEALALWLRRFTRFIAAKRGLAQALHSGDPAFQALPDYFRQNFEPALAGLLDAAVDVGAVRSGIEPYELLRAIGNLAAIKGAEPEGETSVMVELLIDGLRLSAGKVPPAAG; from the coding sequence ATGGATAAAGAGGCCGAATTGGACGGGAATCACGGACAGGACGCAGGCGGATCGCGGGTGCGCGCCGATGCGCAGCGCAACGAGGATGCGCTGATCGAGGCGGCCAAGGCGATCTTTGCCGCGAGCGGTGTCGACGCGCCGGCCCGCGAGATCGCGGCACGCGCCGGAGTGGGTGTGGGCACACTCTACCGGCGCTTTCCGAGCCGCGCGGATCTCGTCATCGCAGTGTTCAAGCGCGAGGTGGACGCCTGTACGGCGGAGGCGGTGGTGCTCGCATCAGGGCATCCGCCGGGCGAGGCGCTGGCGCTCTGGCTGCGCCGTTTCACCAGGTTCATTGCCGCCAAGCGTGGGCTGGCTCAGGCGCTGCATTCCGGCGATCCGGCCTTTCAGGCGCTGCCCGATTATTTCCGTCAGAATTTCGAACCGGCTTTAGCCGGGCTCCTGGACGCAGCTGTCGATGTCGGGGCCGTTCGTTCAGGCATTGAGCCCTACGAACTGCTGCGCGCCATCGGCAATCTCGCGGCGATCAAGGGCGCGGAGCCGGAGGGCGAGACATCAGTGATGGTCGAGCTGCTGATCGACGGACTGCGCTTAAGTGCGGGCAAGGTACCGCCGGCTGCAGGCTGA
- a CDS encoding type II toxin-antitoxin system VapC family toxin — translation MFVDACAIIALLSDEPEAQRVSDALASATRPFTSPVAVLETVLGLARPDKLDLPVTAVEALVTEFLEARGIDIRDLPPAAETVRLSSEAAHRFRQGRHGLNLGDCLHYACAKFHGVPILATADEFRATDLEVVA, via the coding sequence ATGTTCGTCGACGCCTGCGCGATCATCGCCCTTCTCTCGGACGAGCCGGAAGCACAGCGCGTGTCCGATGCGCTCGCGTCCGCCACCCGGCCGTTCACTTCCCCGGTCGCGGTCCTCGAAACGGTTCTCGGTCTCGCCCGCCCGGACAAGCTAGACCTTCCAGTGACTGCGGTCGAAGCCCTGGTGACGGAATTTCTCGAAGCCCGCGGCATCGACATCCGCGATCTGCCGCCAGCCGCAGAGACGGTGCGGCTCTCCTCGGAGGCCGCCCATCGCTTCCGCCAGGGTCGCCACGGCCTGAACCTCGGCGACTGCCTGCATTATGCCTGCGCCAAATTCCACGGTGTCCCGATCCTTGCCACCGCCGACGAGTTTCGCGCCACGGATCTGGAGGTCGTTGCCTGA
- a CDS encoding HK97 family phage prohead protease, producing MQALETAGAPRFWYAGLTLKGVAGDGRFSGYASLFGEVDLGRDAIEPGAFAASLTKRGAGGVRMLFQHDPAEVIGRWTVIREDERGLYVEGKLATDVGRAREVHALMKAGALDGLSIGFRAVKTRADRKTGVRRILEADLWEISVVTFPMLPTARVSNVKHRRFCRDRETELVRLMRRAARSMANNHFTKG from the coding sequence ATGCAGGCTTTGGAAACGGCGGGTGCGCCGCGGTTTTGGTATGCCGGGCTGACGCTGAAGGGCGTGGCGGGCGACGGGCGGTTTTCGGGTTATGCGAGCCTGTTCGGCGAGGTCGATCTTGGCCGCGATGCGATCGAGCCCGGGGCCTTTGCCGCGTCGCTGACGAAGCGCGGGGCGGGCGGCGTGCGCATGCTCTTTCAGCATGATCCGGCCGAGGTGATCGGCCGCTGGACTGTCATCCGCGAGGATGAGCGGGGGCTTTATGTCGAGGGCAAGCTTGCAACCGATGTCGGCCGCGCCCGCGAGGTGCATGCGCTGATGAAGGCCGGCGCGCTCGACGGGCTGTCGATTGGGTTTCGGGCGGTCAAGACGAGGGCGGACCGCAAGACGGGCGTGCGGCGGATTCTCGAGGCCGATCTCTGGGAGATCTCGGTGGTGACCTTTCCCATGCTGCCGACAGCGAGAGTGTCCAATGTCAAGCACAGGCGGTTTTGCCGCGACAGGGAAACCGAGCTTGTCCGGCTGATGCGCCGGGCGGCTCGGTCGATGGCGAACAATCACTTCACGAAAGGATGA
- a CDS encoding phage major tail protein, TP901-1 family, translating to MGAQKGKDLLLKVEDGAEFVTVAGLRARRLAFNAQSVDVTDSESAGRWRELLEGAGVRRAGLTGSGLFKDAASDALIRAAFFAGSILTYQVVIPDFGTVTAPFQVTALDYAGNHDGEVTFEIALESAGAVSFAAL from the coding sequence ATGGGCGCGCAGAAGGGCAAGGATCTGTTGCTGAAGGTCGAGGATGGGGCGGAGTTTGTGACGGTGGCGGGCTTGAGGGCCAGACGTCTCGCCTTCAATGCGCAATCGGTTGACGTGACCGATAGTGAAAGCGCCGGGCGCTGGCGGGAACTGCTGGAGGGCGCCGGCGTGCGGCGCGCCGGTCTGACGGGCTCCGGCCTGTTCAAGGATGCCGCCTCCGATGCGCTGATAAGGGCGGCCTTTTTTGCCGGCTCCATCCTGACCTATCAGGTGGTGATCCCGGATTTCGGCACGGTGACGGCGCCGTTTCAGGTGACGGCGCTGGATTATGCCGGCAATCACGACGGCGAGGTGACCTTCGAAATCGCGCTGGAATCGGCCGGTGCCGTTTCTTTCGCGGCGCTGTGA
- a CDS encoding phage major capsid protein has product MEDAMMTGQDRTDAVGRGASAAGGRGGKRAKGAPARLAPEVKAAPDTVTAAFAEFMNAFEAFKEANDERLGEIEEKLSSDVVTRDKVERINKAIDEQSRLLDELVLKKRRPALERPGRDEAGLAEHKAAFEAYVRRGDDQALRDLDQKALSAGVSGDGGYLVPQQVDEEIGRRLRVISPIRSLATVRQVSGAVLKKPFAASGFASGWVAETAARTQTGTPELAELAFPTMELYAMPAATQGLLDDAAVDIEAWIAAEVDIAFAEQEGEAFVSGDGVLKPKGFLAYDQVDDGAWEWGKIGTVATGAAGAFAASGASDVLINVVYALKAGHRQNGTFVMSRRSQGAVRKLKDADGNYLWAPPARAGDPASLMGFPVAESEDMPEIAANATAIAFGDFRAGYLVVDRVGVRVLRDPYSAKPYVLFYTTKRVGGGVQDFEAIKLVKFGA; this is encoded by the coding sequence ATGGAAGACGCAATGATGACGGGGCAGGACAGGACGGATGCGGTGGGGCGTGGGGCCTCCGCTGCAGGCGGGCGAGGCGGCAAGCGGGCCAAGGGGGCGCCGGCGAGGCTAGCACCCGAGGTGAAGGCGGCGCCCGATACGGTGACGGCGGCCTTTGCCGAATTCATGAATGCCTTCGAGGCCTTCAAGGAGGCCAATGACGAGCGGCTGGGCGAGATCGAGGAGAAGCTGTCGAGCGATGTCGTGACCCGCGACAAGGTCGAGCGGATCAACAAGGCGATCGACGAGCAGAGCCGGCTGCTGGACGAACTCGTCTTGAAGAAGCGCCGTCCGGCGCTGGAGCGGCCCGGTCGCGACGAGGCGGGATTGGCCGAACACAAGGCGGCCTTCGAGGCCTATGTGCGGCGCGGCGACGACCAGGCCCTGCGCGATCTCGACCAGAAGGCGCTGTCGGCGGGGGTCTCCGGCGACGGGGGCTATCTGGTGCCGCAGCAGGTGGACGAGGAGATCGGCCGCAGGCTGCGCGTGATCTCGCCGATCCGGTCGCTGGCGACCGTGCGGCAGGTCTCGGGCGCGGTGCTGAAGAAGCCGTTTGCCGCCTCGGGTTTTGCCTCGGGCTGGGTGGCGGAGACGGCGGCGCGCACGCAAACCGGCACGCCGGAACTGGCCGAACTCGCCTTCCCGACCATGGAGCTCTATGCCATGCCGGCGGCGACCCAAGGCCTGCTCGACGATGCGGCTGTCGATATCGAGGCCTGGATTGCGGCGGAAGTCGACATCGCCTTTGCCGAACAGGAAGGCGAGGCCTTCGTGTCGGGTGACGGCGTGCTGAAGCCGAAGGGGTTCCTGGCCTATGACCAGGTGGATGACGGCGCCTGGGAATGGGGCAAGATCGGCACCGTTGCCACGGGGGCGGCGGGGGCTTTCGCGGCAAGCGGTGCATCCGATGTGCTGATCAACGTGGTCTATGCGCTGAAGGCGGGACACCGGCAGAACGGCACCTTCGTCATGAGCCGTCGCAGCCAGGGCGCGGTGCGCAAGCTGAAGGATGCCGACGGCAACTATCTCTGGGCGCCACCGGCGCGGGCGGGTGATCCCGCTTCGCTGATGGGCTTCCCGGTCGCCGAATCCGAGGACATGCCGGAGATTGCGGCCAATGCGACGGCAATCGCCTTCGGTGATTTCCGCGCGGGTTATCTCGTGGTGGATCGCGTTGGCGTCCGCGTGCTCCGCGATCCCTATTCGGCGAAGCCTTACGTGCTGTTTTACACGACGAAGCGTGTGGGCGGCGGGGTGCAGGACTTCGAGGCGATCAAGCTGGTGAAGTTCGGGGCGTGA
- a CDS encoding DUF3168 domain-containing protein, translated as MSDRTIRPQRFPALVVGAVEARDFSTGEAEGAEILLTLEAWSAVSRREAEGLVAEVRRLADSLPEMLGEFRLVNFRHRRTVSRREVKTGLFVAEAVYRAVVE; from the coding sequence CTGTCCGACCGGACGATCCGGCCGCAACGCTTTCCGGCACTTGTCGTCGGCGCGGTCGAGGCGCGGGATTTTTCAACCGGGGAGGCGGAGGGGGCTGAGATCCTGTTGACGCTCGAGGCCTGGAGCGCGGTGTCGCGCCGCGAGGCCGAAGGGCTGGTGGCGGAGGTGAGGCGGCTGGCCGACAGCTTGCCCGAGATGCTGGGTGAGTTTCGACTGGTCAACTTTCGCCACCGTCGGACGGTGAGCCGGCGCGAGGTGAAGACGGGGTTGTTCGTGGCCGAGGCCGTGTATCGGGCGGTGGTGGAGTGA
- a CDS encoding phage head closure protein: MVMLDIDAGRLTARLTLERPDVAEDGQGGAVTGFVEIARVWALVEPRSFAEEEKGPGLVATVTHHVTVRSRGDLVAGQRFRKGARVFEILAVRDPDETGRFQLALCREVTG, translated from the coding sequence ATGGTCATGCTGGATATCGATGCCGGGCGGCTGACGGCGCGGCTTACGCTGGAGCGACCGGATGTGGCCGAGGACGGGCAGGGCGGGGCGGTGACGGGCTTCGTTGAAATTGCCCGCGTCTGGGCACTGGTCGAGCCGCGCAGCTTTGCCGAAGAGGAAAAGGGGCCGGGGCTTGTGGCGACCGTCACGCATCATGTGACGGTGCGCTCGCGTGGCGATCTCGTGGCCGGGCAGCGATTTCGCAAAGGCGCGCGGGTGTTCGAGATCCTGGCGGTGCGCGACCCCGACGAGACGGGCCGGTTTCAGCTGGCGCTTTGCCGCGAGGTGACGGGATGA
- a CDS encoding phage tail assembly chaperone: MTLGLSRLRLSPDVFWGLSLPELAAMAGAFGEPTGLSRREVETLMQKFPD; encoded by the coding sequence ATGACGCTCGGCCTCTCCCGCCTGCGGCTTTCTCCTGATGTGTTCTGGGGGCTGAGCTTGCCGGAGCTGGCGGCGATGGCGGGGGCTTTCGGTGAGCCTACCGGCCTGTCGCGGCGGGAGGTGGAGACCCTGATGCAGAAATTTCCAGATTGA
- a CDS encoding alpha-ketoglutarate-dependent dioxygenase AlkB, protein METQPHLPPGASLTADWIIPLQEVALAAFLDAGAWSGELKRRVRHFGHRYDYRARSATAESRIGPLPDMLKGLAERLVADGFFSDVPDQVIANEYLPGQGISAHVDCEPCFGEVIASLSLLSGCEMRFGCLASGETRAVILQPRSLLVLAGPARRDWTHAIPARRSDVIDARAAGVADVSDDAVLTAVRGRQGQPRLHLSIQPAESDCEFSPSSDSTDSAIRCHFT, encoded by the coding sequence ATGGAAACCCAGCCCCACCTGCCACCCGGTGCCAGCCTCACCGCCGACTGGATCATCCCTCTGCAGGAAGTAGCGCTTGCCGCCTTCCTCGACGCCGGTGCGTGGAGCGGCGAGCTGAAGCGGCGGGTGCGGCATTTCGGCCATCGCTATGACTACCGGGCGAGGAGCGCCACGGCGGAGAGCCGGATCGGGCCGCTGCCGGACATGCTCAAGGGGCTGGCGGAGCGGCTGGTGGCGGACGGGTTTTTCTCAGACGTGCCGGACCAGGTGATTGCCAATGAATATCTGCCCGGGCAGGGGATCAGCGCGCATGTCGATTGCGAGCCCTGTTTCGGCGAGGTGATAGCCTCGCTCAGTCTGCTGTCGGGCTGCGAGATGCGGTTTGGATGCCTTGCAAGCGGCGAGACGCGCGCAGTCATCTTGCAGCCGCGTTCGCTGCTGGTGCTCGCGGGACCAGCGCGGCGCGACTGGACGCATGCGATCCCGGCGCGGCGGTCGGACGTGATTGATGCGCGTGCGGCTGGTGTCGCTGACGTTTCGGACGATGCGGTTTTGACCGCAGTTCGTGGCAGGCAGGGCCAGCCACGGCTTCATCTATCAATTCAACCGGCGGAATCAGATTGTGAATTTTCGCCGTCAAGCGACTCCACTGACTCGGCAATTCGCTGCCACTTCACCTGA